The Deltaproteobacteria bacterium genome window below encodes:
- a CDS encoding cysteine synthase family protein, with product MQKIYQNIAETIGNTPIIKLNNITKSSIHNFFVKVEYFNPGGSVKDRIALALIEGAEKRGELKPGGTIIEATSGNTGLGLAFIAATKGYKCIFVMPDKISSEKRAILSAYGAKVLITPMGVDPQDPRYYVNVAKRLAENTTNCFYANQYHNKDNRERHYQMTGPEIWEQMNGKLDIFVAGAGTGGTISGVGRFLKEKNPQIKIVCADPYGSILSDLFYHKKVVTPAHSYKVEGVGEDFLPENVQLQFIDDFVNVTDKDSFLMTRELIQKEALCVGPSSSMALVGAIAYSQKFNEPKDILVLMPDNGKAYLSKVFNDQWMIENGFLKPNDLGAVFNKITTFEEYFKELGL from the coding sequence ATGCAAAAAATATATCAAAACATAGCAGAAACAATTGGGAACACTCCCATTATTAAACTCAACAATATTACAAAGAGCTCTATTCATAATTTCTTTGTTAAAGTTGAATATTTTAATCCAGGCGGAAGTGTAAAAGATCGAATCGCTTTAGCCTTGATTGAGGGAGCTGAAAAAAGGGGCGAACTAAAACCGGGAGGAACAATTATTGAAGCCACCTCTGGGAACACGGGGTTAGGCTTAGCTTTTATAGCTGCGACGAAAGGATATAAATGTATTTTCGTAATGCCTGACAAAATTAGTTCAGAAAAAAGAGCCATTTTGTCGGCCTATGGGGCCAAGGTATTAATAACCCCCATGGGAGTAGATCCTCAAGATCCAAGATATTATGTCAATGTAGCTAAGAGACTTGCTGAAAATACCACAAATTGTTTTTACGCTAATCAATATCACAATAAAGATAACCGAGAACGTCATTATCAAATGACAGGGCCAGAAATTTGGGAACAAATGAATGGCAAGTTAGATATCTTTGTTGCAGGCGCTGGTACAGGTGGAACTATTTCTGGTGTGGGTCGATTTTTGAAAGAAAAAAATCCACAGATTAAAATTGTTTGTGCTGACCCCTATGGAAGTATTTTAAGTGATTTATTTTATCATAAAAAAGTTGTGACTCCTGCACACAGCTATAAAGTAGAGGGCGTTGGGGAAGATTTTTTACCTGAGAATGTTCAATTACAGTTCATAGATGATTTTGTAAATGTAACAGATAAGGATTCATTTTTGATGACTCGAGAATTAATCCAAAAAGAAGCCTTGTGTGTAGGACCCTCAAGTTCTATGGCCTTGGTGGGTGCCATAGCCTATTCACAAAAATTCAATGAACCAAAGGATATTTTGGTTTTAATGCCCGATAATGGTAAAGCCTATCTTAGTAAGGTCTTCAACGATCAATGGATGATTGAAAATGGGTTTTTAAAACCTAATGATCTTGGGGCTGTATTTAATAAAATTACGACTTTTGAAGAATATTTTAAGGAGCTTGGTTTATGA
- a CDS encoding MCE family protein — MKVELKVGILGVFSIVLIVVFAYLVGLISPLSDTNTINVMFNYAGGIEEGSPVRVMGIKVGKVKSITFTPDFKNSSGEEVKLKIKITVDKKAWTSVRKDSKYFINLAGVIGEKFLEISPGSLNQEELKSGDFVRGEDPPRIDQIISQSYGLAGKVIEMLNKNEGSVSNVILQLDKLTTNFNKTLVLMDKVSKNKDMVRLIDNAIKISDDLAVITTGLRSKKAEDSYDLLHKLLFRLEPLDGPAIRKFLQAEGIKAKIF; from the coding sequence ATGAAGGTTGAATTAAAAGTTGGCATATTGGGTGTGTTTTCAATTGTATTAATAGTTGTTTTTGCATATTTGGTGGGACTTATTTCGCCGTTAAGCGATACCAACACCATTAATGTCATGTTCAACTATGCTGGTGGCATAGAGGAAGGGTCTCCAGTAAGAGTTATGGGTATCAAAGTCGGGAAGGTGAAAAGCATTACGTTTACCCCTGATTTTAAGAATTCTTCAGGAGAAGAAGTTAAGTTAAAAATAAAAATAACCGTAGACAAAAAAGCTTGGACCAGCGTGAGGAAAGACTCAAAATATTTCATTAATTTAGCAGGTGTAATTGGTGAAAAATTTTTAGAAATATCACCAGGATCTCTTAATCAAGAAGAGTTAAAGTCTGGTGATTTTGTGCGTGGCGAGGATCCTCCAAGAATTGATCAAATTATATCTCAAAGTTATGGATTAGCAGGAAAAGTGATCGAAATGTTAAATAAAAATGAAGGTTCTGTCTCGAACGTGATTCTTCAGCTAGATAAGTTGACGACAAATTTTAATAAAACCCTAGTGTTAATGGATAAAGTTTCGAAAAATAAAGACATGGTCAGATTGATAGATAATGCCATAAAAATCAGTGACGATCTGGCAGTCATAACTACGGGCTTAAGATCAAAAAAAGCTGAGGACAGTTATGATTTGTTACACAAGTTGTTGTTTCGATTGGAACCTTTAGATGGTCCCGCCATTCGTAAGTTTCTGCAAGCGGAAGGAATTAAAGCAAAAATATTCTAA
- a CDS encoding ABC transporter permease: MNLLTKPFRFKETIQQLYFVANGSLWIIVFCVCFAAVVTILESSFHMKLVIQNDSMVPGFASLLILRELGAVVTALLLTSRVGAGIAAEVGSMKVTEQIDALKMLGIDPVNFIVIPRLFATTIGCMILCVIANMVCIFAAMLVSEQILGYTTSMFLTAMNRFVNFQDIIFAIIKAMFFGMVIPLISCFFGFRCKSGADGVGNATTQSVVFASIAIIVLDFVLSYTFSYFY, from the coding sequence ATGAATCTGTTAACTAAACCGTTTCGATTTAAAGAAACTATCCAACAACTCTATTTTGTTGCCAATGGAAGCTTATGGATTATCGTATTTTGTGTTTGTTTCGCTGCAGTTGTGACCATTCTTGAGTCTTCATTTCATATGAAACTGGTTATTCAAAATGATTCTATGGTTCCAGGCTTTGCCTCATTATTAATCCTTAGAGAACTGGGAGCCGTAGTGACAGCTTTGCTACTCACTTCACGAGTAGGAGCAGGGATTGCGGCAGAGGTTGGATCTATGAAAGTAACAGAGCAAATCGATGCATTAAAAATGCTCGGCATTGATCCCGTAAATTTTATTGTGATTCCAAGGTTATTTGCTACGACAATTGGGTGTATGATTTTATGTGTGATTGCCAATATGGTGTGTATTTTTGCCGCGATGCTCGTTTCTGAGCAAATTCTTGGTTACACCACATCTATGTTTTTAACCGCCATGAATCGATTTGTGAACTTTCAAGATATTATTTTTGCGATTATAAAAGCCATGTTTTTTGGGATGGTTATTCCATTGATTAGTTGTTTTTTTGGTTTCAGATGTAAGTCAGGCGCCGATGGGGTGGGGAATGCTACCACCCAAAGTGTAGTCTTTGCATCTATAGCTATTATAGTTCTTGATTTTGTATTGTCGTATACGTTTTCATATTTTTATTAG
- a CDS encoding ABC transporter permease, whose amino-acid sequence MKDLKLFLEDFGKSILFLLDIIKTLFLRPCTRKLIYEQIWNVTLQSLPTTAMAGFFVGAIMTVQFALQVNEFGAMAYLGGLATSGTIREIGPLLIAFMLSGKVGAYTSAELGTMRVTEQIDAVRCLGSDPIQEIILPRFIGIIIASFFLLTSGLMMSVLGGVILGVVFAGINPEEYVRHIPTILAWPSLVMGLVKCLAFALVLATICTYKGFYTSGGAKGVGKAVVSTAVTTMVSIVVVDWVTSFIGEIALTVFKEMYS is encoded by the coding sequence TTGAAAGATCTGAAATTGTTTTTAGAAGATTTCGGAAAATCCATTTTGTTTTTGTTGGATATCATTAAGACCTTATTCTTACGTCCTTGCACCAGAAAATTAATTTATGAACAAATTTGGAATGTCACCTTACAAAGCTTACCGACAACGGCAATGGCCGGTTTTTTTGTTGGTGCCATCATGACGGTGCAGTTTGCTCTTCAGGTAAATGAATTTGGAGCCATGGCTTATTTGGGAGGGCTTGCTACAAGTGGAACTATCAGGGAAATTGGACCCTTATTGATTGCGTTTATGTTGTCTGGAAAAGTAGGAGCCTATACCTCTGCAGAGTTAGGAACGATGAGAGTTACAGAACAGATCGATGCCGTAAGATGTTTGGGCTCAGACCCTATTCAAGAAATCATTTTACCTAGGTTTATTGGAATTATCATTGCTTCATTTTTTCTATTGACCAGTGGTCTTATGATGTCAGTACTTGGAGGTGTAATTTTAGGAGTAGTATTTGCTGGAATTAATCCAGAAGAATACGTTCGCCATATTCCTACCATTTTGGCCTGGCCGTCTTTAGTTATGGGTTTAGTTAAATGTTTAGCCTTTGCATTGGTTTTAGCCACCATTTGCACGTACAAAGGATTTTACACTTCAGGAGGAGCCAAAGGAGTTGGCAAAGCCGTAGTTTCAACGGCGGTAACAACGATGGTTTCAATTGTTGTCGTCGATTGGGTGACTAGTTTTATTGGAGAAATTGCTTTAACCGTTTTTAAAGAAATGTATAGCTAA
- a CDS encoding ABC transporter ATP-binding protein: protein MLEYKNLEKSFGDRKILKGINLKIKQGEIIFILGTSGTGKSVLLKNTVGLLKPDAGEIWIDNQEVSKFSEIQFLNVRKKCGMVFQHPALFDSLTIFENVAFGLRKHYTLTENQIAEKVDKALRLVNIIGIQQKKPSEISYGMQKRVSLARTIALEPKILLFDEPTTGLDPVTTNAVNNLIKDLSQKLNTTSVVVSHDMPCALKIADRIVVLDQGQVVDQGTPEELLKSEKQLVIDFLSEARSLNQNSKNGELN from the coding sequence ATGTTGGAATATAAAAACCTTGAAAAGAGTTTTGGTGATAGAAAAATTTTAAAAGGCATTAATTTAAAAATTAAGCAGGGTGAAATTATATTTATTTTGGGAACATCTGGCACTGGAAAATCAGTGTTGCTAAAAAATACGGTCGGGCTTTTAAAACCTGATGCTGGGGAAATTTGGATCGATAACCAGGAAGTTTCGAAATTTTCAGAAATTCAGTTTTTAAATGTAAGAAAAAAATGTGGAATGGTTTTTCAGCACCCAGCGCTTTTTGATTCATTAACCATTTTCGAGAATGTGGCATTTGGCCTCAGAAAACATTATACTTTAACTGAAAATCAAATCGCTGAAAAAGTAGATAAAGCCTTACGTTTGGTTAACATCATTGGTATTCAACAAAAAAAACCATCAGAAATATCATATGGGATGCAAAAAAGAGTTAGTCTTGCTCGAACCATCGCCTTGGAACCAAAAATATTACTTTTCGACGAGCCCACAACGGGCCTAGATCCGGTGACGACAAATGCGGTGAATAACTTAATTAAAGACCTATCACAAAAGTTAAATACAACTTCAGTGGTCGTCAGCCATGACATGCCCTGTGCTCTTAAGATTGCCGACAGGATTGTGGTACTTGACCAGGGTCAAGTTGTCGATCAGGGAACGCCAGAGGAACTTTTAAAGTCCGAAAAGCAATTGGTAATTGATTTTTTAAGCGAAGCCAGGTCGCTGAATCAAAATTCTAAAAATGGAGAGCTTAATTGA